Genomic segment of Helicobacter enhydrae:
GGGTTGGATAGAGGTTTGTGGTATGCAAAAGTGCGTATGGCACGCGATATTCTTGCAAAATCTGCACACTCCTACGCACACTCTCCAAATCATTCATTCCTGTAGAAAGAATCATAGGTTTGCCAAAATTTGCGATGTGCTTCAGCAAAGGCAAATTATTCATCTCCCCTGAACCAATCTTGTATGCACTCACCCCCATTCTTTCCAATCGATCTGCACCAGCACGCGAAAATGGCGTAGAGAGGAAAATCATTCCTTTGCTCTCCACATAATGTTTTAGCTCCCACTCTTCTTCTTCACCAAGGGCACACTCCTGCATAATCTCATAAATGCTTTTTTGGCTATTTCCGGGTATCACTTCCAACGCACGCTTGCTCATCTCATCTTCTATGATATGTGTTTGGTGTTTGAGCACCTCCACACCTGCCCTAAAAGCAGAATCCACCATTTCTTTGGCAACCTCCAAACTCCCGCCGTGGTTGATCCCAAGCTCTGCAATCACAAGTGGTGGATACTCTAGCCCAATTTTTCGATTCGCAATCTCAAAAACCTGCATTGATGACTCCCTGTTATCGTTTGATTAAAATGTGTAATTTTATACAACAAACACTCTGTATTTCAATTTTTTGTATTTTTCGCATAAAAAATTGCTAAACTAAAAAGGTTTAGCAAATGATTTGCCAATCTAAATCTCAAATGGAGGATCTGTAAAATGGAAGAAAGAATTATCGAGTTTTTGGGAAGTATCAACACTTTTGCCTATGGTTACTATTTGGTTATTTTACTGATTGCAGTCAGCGTATTTTATAGCTTCAAACTTGGGTTTGTTCAATTGAGTATGCTCAAAGAAGGCTTCAAAGTGATTATGGAAAAACGAGATGGCAATCACGACAGAATCAGCTCGTTTCAAGCTCTTGCGATTTCTGTAGCTTCTCGCGTTGGGATCGGAAATATCGCAGGGATTGCAGTAGCGATTGCTTCAGGTGGTGCTGGTGCAGTGTTTTGGATGTGGGTGATGGCGTTTTTTGGAGGAGCAAGTGCTTTTGCAGAATCCACGCTCGCACAGATTTACAAAACACGCGATGGCGATGGCTTCAAAGGGGGTCCTGCTTACTATATGCAAAAAGCACTCAACCAAAAATGGCTTGGCATTTTGTTTGCAATCTCTCTCATTCTAACTTATGCCTTTGGATTCAATGGTTTGCAATCCTATACAATGACTTCTGCATTTGCAGTGTATTATCCCGATCCAAACGCATTTGAACATAGTCACTGGACGATTGTCATTGGTATCGCTTCCTCTGTCATTGCTGGGGTTATGTTTTTTAGCAAAAGCACACTCATTGGCAAAATCAACGCCTATGTCGTCCCTGCAATGGCACTCTTTTATATCGCTCTAGCTCTTATTGTCACACTTATGAATCTCTCTTCACTTCCTGCGGTGTTGGCAGACATCTTTTCCAAAGCATTTGATTTTCAAGCCATCTTTGGAGGATTTGCTGGAAGTGCTGTTGTGATTGGTATCAAAAGAGGACTTTTTGCGACAGAGGCAGGAATGGGTTCTGCTCCAAATGCTGCTGCTGCTGCTGACACAACACATCCTGTCAAACAAGGACTAGTGCAAGCCATCAGCGTGCTTATTGGGGTTACCATCTGCACTAGCACCGCTTTCTTGGTGCTCTTCTCTCAAGCCTATGCCGATGGAGGAAGCACCGCATTGCCTCTAGTCCAAAAAGCGATGGAAGGGTTTTTTGGTCCAATAGGATTGCATTTTGTTAGCATTGCTGTTGTGTGCTTCGCACTCACTTCTCTTCTAGGAAACTACTACTATGCACAAGCCAATATCAAATATCTCACAGATTCTAAAGCCGTGATGTTTCTTTTCAATGTTTTGGCAGTTTTGGCTGTCTATATTGGCTCACAAATGAAGCTTGAAATTGCTTGGGAACTTGCTGATGTACTGATGGCGATTATGGCGACACTCAATATCGTTGCAATCTTTTTCTTGGCACCCATTGTGCATAAAACTCTCAAAGATTTTCAAGCGCAAAGACGCCAAGGCAAAGAACCTGTTTTTGATCCCAAAAAATTGGGTATCCAAAATACAGAGTGCTGGTGATGAAGCCCATCATCATTGCTGGCAATGGACCCTCTTTGGCACAGATTGACTATATGCGTCTGCCCAAAGATTTTGATGTATTTCGATGCAATCAATTCTATTTTGAGCCCAAATATTTTTTGGGCAAAAGAATCAAAGGGGTGTTTTTCAATCCCTTTGTTCTCAAAGAGCAGTTTTTCACACTTCATCATCTCAAACAACGCCAAGAATATATTGTAGAAGATGTTTATTGCAATATCACGATGGGGCTTTGGGATAGGGAAATCAATGGAAAACCTAGAGATTTGGAGAGTTGGCTAAGATATGATTATCCGAGTGTGAAAAACACCTATCCCTATCTTGAAAAAATGCAAGAGTTCAATGCACTCCACAAATTCTATGCCCTCTATTATGAGAAGCGTTTCACTTCAGCTATTGTGATGTTGGTCGTTGCCCTAGCACAAGGATACAAAGAAATCTATCTTACAGGCATTGATTTCTATCAAGATGGTGGCACTAGCTATGCTTTTGAAGTTGAAGGAAAAAAAAACATCAACTCCAAACTTCCATTTTTCGATCAAAAAGATTTTAAAGATCCTGCACATACACA
This window contains:
- a CDS encoding N-acetylneuraminate synthase family protein: MQVFEIANRKIGLEYPPLVIAELGINHGGSLEVAKEMVDSAFRAGVEVLKHQTHIIEDEMSKRALEVIPGNSQKSIYEIMQECALGEEEEWELKHYVESKGMIFLSTPFSRAGADRLERMGVSAYKIGSGEMNNLPLLKHIANFGKPMILSTGMNDLESVRRSVQILQEYRVPYALLHTTNLYPTPPHLVRFGAMQEMMEEFMGIPIGLSDHTLNNNACKGAMALGASIVERHFTDHKNRVGPDIVCSMDEMECKDLIESAQEIFVMRGGKKEVAKEEQITIDFAFATCVSIADIEPGEVLSAKNVWVKRPGVGEIKAKDYEGILGKKAKVAIGRDTHLTWEMFD
- a CDS encoding alpha-2,3-sialyltransferase; translated protein: MKPIIIAGNGPSLAQIDYMRLPKDFDVFRCNQFYFEPKYFLGKRIKGVFFNPFVLKEQFFTLHHLKQRQEYIVEDVYCNITMGLWDREINGKPRDLESWLRYDYPSVKNTYPYLEKMQEFNALHKFYALYYEKRFTSAIVMLVVALAQGYKEIYLTGIDFYQDGGTSYAFEVEGKKNINSKLPFFDQKDFKDPAHTQNVDAEALKLALQMPEVKIYNLSPTSPLTEFVPLAPLNENHFELVDKPDGFICDFIDFTPPPRKTQPVKQYIAKALAMGGIKTTNLYISFIRDTLQFLYAPYRFIKSLLKS
- a CDS encoding alanine/glycine:cation symporter family protein, producing MEERIIEFLGSINTFAYGYYLVILLIAVSVFYSFKLGFVQLSMLKEGFKVIMEKRDGNHDRISSFQALAISVASRVGIGNIAGIAVAIASGGAGAVFWMWVMAFFGGASAFAESTLAQIYKTRDGDGFKGGPAYYMQKALNQKWLGILFAISLILTYAFGFNGLQSYTMTSAFAVYYPDPNAFEHSHWTIVIGIASSVIAGVMFFSKSTLIGKINAYVVPAMALFYIALALIVTLMNLSSLPAVLADIFSKAFDFQAIFGGFAGSAVVIGIKRGLFATEAGMGSAPNAAAAADTTHPVKQGLVQAISVLIGVTICTSTAFLVLFSQAYADGGSTALPLVQKAMEGFFGPIGLHFVSIAVVCFALTSLLGNYYYAQANIKYLTDSKAVMFLFNVLAVLAVYIGSQMKLEIAWELADVLMAIMATLNIVAIFFLAPIVHKTLKDFQAQRRQGKEPVFDPKKLGIQNTECW